A single window of Coturnix japonica isolate 7356 chromosome 17, Coturnix japonica 2.1, whole genome shotgun sequence DNA harbors:
- the GTF3C4 gene encoding general transcription factor 3C polypeptide 4 isoform X2, translating into MAALERGGSPSVQAAGEEEPPLGLDSLVEEEAAASAGFRLTAVRREPAVRLQHGVSGLEPLAWSEDHRVSVSTARSIAVLEQLSDVHSGGQEMVIHRTAVPAPGNACLLKVGPKKEVAECKEKFANSTDPTVSQTFMLDRVFNPEGKSLPPMRGFKYSSWSPLGCDANGRCLLAALTMDNRLTIHSNLNRLQWVQLVDLTEIYGERLYEASYRLTKADTPRGELEDFSEFQRRHSMQTPVRMEWSGICTTQQVKHNNECRDVGSVLLAVLFENSNIAVWQFQLPFLGKESITSCSTIESGISSPSVLSWWEYEHNNRKMSGLIVGSAFGPVKILPVNLKAVKGYFTLRQPVVLWQEMDQLPVHSIKCIPLYHPYQKCSCSLVVAARGSYVFWCLLLISKAGLNVHNSHVTGLHSLPIVSMTADKQNGTVYTCSNDGKEALDKKIESCGSTYFWRFKLFLLRILYQSMQKAPSEVVWKPSHEDAKILISDSPGMGSTEDDQEEGTSKQARRQSLCDTGKGMDVDDTADDSLPQSNDVGGREPMEEKLLEIQAQIEAVEMHLTREHMKRVLGEVYLHTWITENTSIPTRGVCDFLMSDDGYDDRTARVLIGHILKKMNKQTFPEHCSLCKEILPFTDRKQAVCSNGHIWLRCFLTYQSCQSLVYRRCLLHDSIARHPTPEDPEWIKRLLQGPCTFCDSPVF; encoded by the exons ATGGCGGCGTTGGAAAGAGGGGGCAGCCCGTCAGTGCAGGCGGCCGGGGAGGAGGAGCCGCCGCTGGGCCTCGATTCGTtggtggaggaggaggcggcggccaGCGCCGGGTTCCGATTGACGGCGGTGAGGAGAGAACCGGCCGTGAGGCTGCAGCACGGGGTCAGCGGGTTGGAGCCGTTGGCCTGGTCGGAGGATCACAGGGTGTCGGTGAGCACGGCCCGAAGCATCGCGGTGTTGGAGCAGCTGAGCGATGTGCACAGCGGGGGGCAGGAGATGGTCATCCACCGTACGGCTGTGCCAGCGCCCGGCAACGCCTGTCTGCTGAAG GTTGGCCCAAAAAAGGAGGTAGCAGAATGCAAAGAGAAGTTTGCCAATTCCACGGATCCGACTGTTAGTCAAACTTTTATGCTGGATCGTGTGTTCAATCCAGAGGGAAAGTCGCTGCCACCGATGCGAGGATTCAAGTATTCCAGCTGGTCACCGCTGGGCTGTGATGCCAATGGGAGGTGCCTGCTTGCAGCTTTAACCATGGACAATCGATTGACCATCCACTCAAACCTCAACAGGCTGCAGTGGGTTCAGCTGGTGGACCTGACGGAAATCTATGGGGAGCGTTTGTACGAAGCCAGTTACAGACTGACCAAAGCTGACACTCCCAGAGGAGAATTAGAAGACTTCTCTGAATTTCAACGACGGCACAGCATGCAAACCCCAGTGCGCATGGAGTGGTCGGGTATCTGTACCACTCAGCAGGTTAAACATAACAACGAGTGCCGGGATGTTGGCAGCGTGCTCTTAGCAGTGCTCTTTGAAAACAGTAACATTGCGGTTTGGcaatttcagcttccttttctggGTAAGGAATCCATTACTTCTTGCAGTACCATAGAGTCTGGAATAAGTTCTCCGAGTGTCCTGTCTTGGTGGGAATATGAACATAACAACCGAAAGATGAGTGGACTTATTGTAGGGAGTGCTTTCGGACCAGTTAAAATCCTTCCCGTCAATCTAAAAGCAGTCAAAGGCTACTTTACTCTCAGACAGCCCGTAGTCTTATGGCAAGAAATGGACCAGTTGCCCGTGCATAGTATCAAATGTATTCCTCTTTACCATCCCTACCAGAAATGTAGTTGTAGCTTAGTGGTGGCCGCAAGAGGATCTTACGTGTTTTGGTGTCTTCTGTTGATATCCAAGGCAGGTCTGAATGTCCATAATTCCCATGTGACAGGGCTACATTCTTTGCCAATTGTATCTATGACGGCGGACAAACAGAACGGCACAGTGTATACGTGCTCCAACGATGGAAAG GAAGCCCTGGATAAAAAGATTGAGAGCTGTGGGTCTACTTATTTCTGGCGGTTTAAGCTGTTTCTCCTGAGGATTTTATACCAGTCAATGCAGAAAGCTCCCTCGGAGGTGGTGTGGAAACCTTCACACGAGGATGCAAAAATCCTGATATCTGATTCCCCTGGAATGGGCAGCACTGAAGATGATCAAGAGGAAGGAACTTCTAAACAAGCCAGAAGGCAGAGCCTATGCGACACAGGCAAAGGTATGGACGTAGATGACACTGCAGATGATTCTCTTCCTCAGTCGAATGACGTAGGAGGCCGCGAGCCAATGGAAGAAAAGCTTCTTGAAATACAGGCACAGATTGAGGCGGTAGAAATGCACTTGACACGAGAACACATGAAACGGGTGTTGGGAGAAGTTTATCTACACACATGGATTACAGAAAACACCAGTATTCCCACCAGAGGAGTCTGTGATTTCTTAATGTCCGATGATGGATATGATGACAGAACAGCACGA GTGCTGATTGGGCAtatcttaaagaaaatgaacaaacagaCTTTTCCAGAGCATTGCAGCTTGTGCAAGGAGATCCTGCCATTCACTGATCGCAAACAGGCAGTCTGCTCCAATGGACATATTTGGCTCAG GTGCTTTCTAACCTACCAGTCCTGTCAGAGTTTGGTATACAGGAGGTGTTTGCTTCACGACAGCATTGCACGGCATCCAACCCCAGAAG ATCCTGAGTGGATCAAGAGGTTACTGCAAGGACCCTGCacgttctgtgattctcctgTGTTCTAG
- the GTF3C4 gene encoding general transcription factor 3C polypeptide 4 isoform X1 translates to MAALERGGSPSVQAAGEEEPPLGLDSLVEEEAAASAGFRLTAVRREPAVRLQHGVSGLEPLAWSEDHRVSVSTARSIAVLEQLSDVHSGGQEMVIHRTAVPAPGNACLLKVGPKKEVAECKEKFANSTDPTVSQTFMLDRVFNPEGKSLPPMRGFKYSSWSPLGCDANGRCLLAALTMDNRLTIHSNLNRLQWVQLVDLTEIYGERLYEASYRLTKADTPRGELEDFSEFQRRHSMQTPVRMEWSGICTTQQVKHNNECRDVGSVLLAVLFENSNIAVWQFQLPFLGKESITSCSTIESGISSPSVLSWWEYEHNNRKMSGLIVGSAFGPVKILPVNLKAVKGYFTLRQPVVLWQEMDQLPVHSIKCIPLYHPYQKCSCSLVVAARGSYVFWCLLLISKAGLNVHNSHVTGLHSLPIVSMTADKQNGTVYTCSNDGKVRQLIPIFTDVALKFEHQLIKLSEVFGSVRTHGIAVSPCGAYLAVITTEGMTNGLHPVNKNYQVQFVTLKTFEEAAAQLLESSVQNLFRQVDLTDLVRWKILKDKHIPQFLQEALDKKIESCGSTYFWRFKLFLLRILYQSMQKAPSEVVWKPSHEDAKILISDSPGMGSTEDDQEEGTSKQARRQSLCDTGKGMDVDDTADDSLPQSNDVGGREPMEEKLLEIQAQIEAVEMHLTREHMKRVLGEVYLHTWITENTSIPTRGVCDFLMSDDGYDDRTARVLIGHILKKMNKQTFPEHCSLCKEILPFTDRKQAVCSNGHIWLRCFLTYQSCQSLVYRRCLLHDSIARHPTPEDPEWIKRLLQGPCTFCDSPVF, encoded by the exons ATGGCGGCGTTGGAAAGAGGGGGCAGCCCGTCAGTGCAGGCGGCCGGGGAGGAGGAGCCGCCGCTGGGCCTCGATTCGTtggtggaggaggaggcggcggccaGCGCCGGGTTCCGATTGACGGCGGTGAGGAGAGAACCGGCCGTGAGGCTGCAGCACGGGGTCAGCGGGTTGGAGCCGTTGGCCTGGTCGGAGGATCACAGGGTGTCGGTGAGCACGGCCCGAAGCATCGCGGTGTTGGAGCAGCTGAGCGATGTGCACAGCGGGGGGCAGGAGATGGTCATCCACCGTACGGCTGTGCCAGCGCCCGGCAACGCCTGTCTGCTGAAG GTTGGCCCAAAAAAGGAGGTAGCAGAATGCAAAGAGAAGTTTGCCAATTCCACGGATCCGACTGTTAGTCAAACTTTTATGCTGGATCGTGTGTTCAATCCAGAGGGAAAGTCGCTGCCACCGATGCGAGGATTCAAGTATTCCAGCTGGTCACCGCTGGGCTGTGATGCCAATGGGAGGTGCCTGCTTGCAGCTTTAACCATGGACAATCGATTGACCATCCACTCAAACCTCAACAGGCTGCAGTGGGTTCAGCTGGTGGACCTGACGGAAATCTATGGGGAGCGTTTGTACGAAGCCAGTTACAGACTGACCAAAGCTGACACTCCCAGAGGAGAATTAGAAGACTTCTCTGAATTTCAACGACGGCACAGCATGCAAACCCCAGTGCGCATGGAGTGGTCGGGTATCTGTACCACTCAGCAGGTTAAACATAACAACGAGTGCCGGGATGTTGGCAGCGTGCTCTTAGCAGTGCTCTTTGAAAACAGTAACATTGCGGTTTGGcaatttcagcttccttttctggGTAAGGAATCCATTACTTCTTGCAGTACCATAGAGTCTGGAATAAGTTCTCCGAGTGTCCTGTCTTGGTGGGAATATGAACATAACAACCGAAAGATGAGTGGACTTATTGTAGGGAGTGCTTTCGGACCAGTTAAAATCCTTCCCGTCAATCTAAAAGCAGTCAAAGGCTACTTTACTCTCAGACAGCCCGTAGTCTTATGGCAAGAAATGGACCAGTTGCCCGTGCATAGTATCAAATGTATTCCTCTTTACCATCCCTACCAGAAATGTAGTTGTAGCTTAGTGGTGGCCGCAAGAGGATCTTACGTGTTTTGGTGTCTTCTGTTGATATCCAAGGCAGGTCTGAATGTCCATAATTCCCATGTGACAGGGCTACATTCTTTGCCAATTGTATCTATGACGGCGGACAAACAGAACGGCACAGTGTATACGTGCTCCAACGATGGAAAGGTAAGGCAGCTGATTCCTATCTTTACAGACGTTGCTTTAAAGTTTGAGCACCAGCTGATTAAGCTCTCAGAAGTGTTTGGCTCTGTGAGGACTCACGGAATAGCTGTTAGCCCCTGCGGTGCATACTTAGCAGTTATTACAACTGAGGGCATGACTAATGGCCTTCACCCCGTTAACAAAAACTACCAAGTTCAGTTCGTTACCCTTAAGACTTTTGAGGaggcagctgcacagctcttgGAATCTTCCGTTCAGAACCTATTCCGGCAAGTGGACTTGACAGATCTGGTACGCTGGAAAATCTTGAAGGATAAGCATATTCCTCAATTTTTACAGGAAGCCCTGGATAAAAAGATTGAGAGCTGTGGGTCTACTTATTTCTGGCGGTTTAAGCTGTTTCTCCTGAGGATTTTATACCAGTCAATGCAGAAAGCTCCCTCGGAGGTGGTGTGGAAACCTTCACACGAGGATGCAAAAATCCTGATATCTGATTCCCCTGGAATGGGCAGCACTGAAGATGATCAAGAGGAAGGAACTTCTAAACAAGCCAGAAGGCAGAGCCTATGCGACACAGGCAAAGGTATGGACGTAGATGACACTGCAGATGATTCTCTTCCTCAGTCGAATGACGTAGGAGGCCGCGAGCCAATGGAAGAAAAGCTTCTTGAAATACAGGCACAGATTGAGGCGGTAGAAATGCACTTGACACGAGAACACATGAAACGGGTGTTGGGAGAAGTTTATCTACACACATGGATTACAGAAAACACCAGTATTCCCACCAGAGGAGTCTGTGATTTCTTAATGTCCGATGATGGATATGATGACAGAACAGCACGA GTGCTGATTGGGCAtatcttaaagaaaatgaacaaacagaCTTTTCCAGAGCATTGCAGCTTGTGCAAGGAGATCCTGCCATTCACTGATCGCAAACAGGCAGTCTGCTCCAATGGACATATTTGGCTCAG GTGCTTTCTAACCTACCAGTCCTGTCAGAGTTTGGTATACAGGAGGTGTTTGCTTCACGACAGCATTGCACGGCATCCAACCCCAGAAG ATCCTGAGTGGATCAAGAGGTTACTGCAAGGACCCTGCacgttctgtgattctcctgTGTTCTAG